The Cryptococcus neoformans var. neoformans B-3501A chromosome 7, whole genome shotgun sequence genome window below encodes:
- a CDS encoding hypothetical protein (HMMPfam hit to SCAMP, SCAMP family, score: 39.8, E(): 7.9e-09) — MSHNNQLDPFADEPAHATLDTDPFADSVRDPFSQPNESSVSFGGAGGSTTNTYGDYGYGGGHANQDANKKAEELRRREEELNRREAEFTRRQQESGAYANNWPPIYPFVHYDPSVIQDPSKRQTITLIGYQWYALVVALIINLLGCIFLLISGSSEGGADMASSASYLVFITIASFILWFRPIYLGYCRNEGKAMAIFFYIYFLFCGFHLLYSIYMFIGIPSTGSAGLINTISMFSQGHILAAVFGTITTVLWALQVLGGAFLYKRVWDFKNGNSDISMQNATDQFKSNSIKTIVLHQSRLPLLEYVVDAMNAVFLG, encoded by the exons ATGTCCCACAACAACCAGCTGGACCCCTTTGCAGACGAGCCCGCTCACGCCACCCTTGACACCGACCCTTTTGCCGACAGTGTCAGAGACCCATTCTCCCAACCCAATGAATCGTCAGTTTCCTTTGGTGGCGCGGGTGGATCCACAACGAATACGTACGGCGACTATGGCTACGGTGGTGGTCATGCCAATCAAGATGCCAATAAGAAGGCAGAAGAACTtagaaggagagaggaggagttgAATAGGAGAGAGGCGGAATTTACTAGAAGACAACAGGAGTCTGGAGCATATGCCAACAACTGGCCCCCAA TCTATCCCTTTGTTCACTACGATCCTAGTGTCATCCAAGACCCATCCAAAAGGCAAACCATTACATTGATTGGATACCAATGGTATGCGCTCGTAGTGgctctcatcatcaacttGCTGGGGTGCATCTTCTTGCTGATCTCCGGGAGCTcagaaggagg AGCCGATATGGCGAGCTCAGCAAGCTATCTTGTCTTTATCACGATTGCCTCCTTTATCTTATGGTTCCGACCAATTTATCTAGGCTACTGCAGAAATGAAGGCAAGGCTATGGCTATCTTTTTCT ATATTTATTTCTTGTTCTGTGGCTTCCACTTGCTCTACTCCATCTACATGTTTATCGGTATTCCTT CTACCGGTTCGGCTGGACTAATAAACACCATCTCCATGTTCTCTCAAGGACATATCCTGGCAGCGGTATTCGGCACTATTACAACCGTTCTTTGGGCTTTACAAGTGCTTGGCGGGGCGTTCCTCTATAAGCGA GTGTGGGACTTCAAGAATGGCAATTCCGACATTAGTATGCAAAATGCCACCGATCAATTCAAATCCAATTCTATCAAAACTATAGTCCTGCATCAGAGCAGGCT TCCACTGCTGGAATATGTTGTCGACGCTATGAATGCTGTTTTCTTGGGATGA